In Aquiflexum balticum DSM 16537, a single genomic region encodes these proteins:
- a CDS encoding S41 family peptidase: MKRFLSILVIVIFTFSCQETEDKFEDTISPEAEAFLNEFLQVVENDFFDSYSYNYTWKKSQIDQALLDLTKGARKIEDTYIALDKVFEMIGDDKSYVINSRGEIVAGDKNAFDCIPGQKQTPALPSSIAYLDIPTSQISPEDLAFAIQDKIRGRELEATDAWIIDLRSLTGGHFEAMLAGLGPILGDGVLGAFFYRDDKKEEWEYKNGASYVGGVQRVAVSNSMEVLSPLPKVAVLIDGSTCREGEQIFAAILKRPNTQSFGNATAGRAFLEGEKNLPDGHKLYFVEAMLMDRESNLTIFPNLHPDGNSSVTVNFDDVFEWLGIED; this comes from the coding sequence ATGAAACGATTTCTTTCAATACTCGTAATCGTTATATTTACTTTTTCCTGTCAGGAAACCGAGGATAAATTTGAAGATACCATTTCTCCTGAAGCAGAGGCATTTTTGAATGAATTTCTTCAAGTTGTTGAAAATGATTTTTTTGATTCATATAGCTACAATTACACTTGGAAGAAATCCCAGATCGATCAGGCCCTACTGGATTTGACAAAAGGGGCCAGGAAAATCGAGGATACTTATATAGCATTGGATAAGGTGTTCGAGATGATTGGGGATGATAAAAGTTATGTGATCAACTCAAGAGGAGAAATTGTAGCAGGAGACAAAAATGCCTTTGATTGTATTCCAGGACAAAAACAAACACCCGCCTTACCCAGTAGTATAGCCTATTTGGATATTCCAACTTCTCAAATTAGTCCCGAAGATTTAGCTTTTGCCATTCAGGATAAGATAAGGGGGAGAGAATTGGAGGCAACAGATGCTTGGATTATAGACCTCAGAAGCTTGACAGGTGGACATTTTGAAGCAATGCTGGCTGGATTAGGACCCATTTTGGGAGATGGGGTTTTGGGTGCATTTTTTTATAGAGATGACAAAAAAGAAGAATGGGAATATAAAAATGGGGCATCCTATGTGGGAGGAGTTCAAAGAGTAGCCGTCTCAAACTCAATGGAAGTTTTGTCCCCTTTACCAAAAGTTGCAGTCTTGATAGACGGGTCAACTTGTCGGGAAGGTGAGCAAATATTTGCAGCAATACTTAAAAGGCCAAATACCCAAAGCTTTGGAAATGCTACAGCAGGAAGGGCTTTTCTGGAAGGTGAAAAGAACCTGCCAGATGGACATAAACTTTATTTTGTTGAAGCGATGCTGATGGATAGAGAAAGCAATCTGACCATTTTTCCAAATTTGCACCCTGATGGCAATTCTTCTGTTACTGTAAATTTTGATGATGTATTTGAATGGCTGGGAATTGAAGATTGA
- a CDS encoding dihydrodipicolinate synthase family protein, giving the protein MNPENTSDKLEGIIVPMVTPLLSNGELDRKGTERLIRHLTHGGVHGIFILGTTGEASSLKPAIKKELIEITCKETQGQHLILVGITHTALDVSLKIAKTAKENGADAVVAAPPYYFSLDQEDLFKYYIKLADLSPLPLFLYNFPVMTKNTLEPETVHKLSQHPNIIGIKDSSGNGVYFQKLLALKKVKPEFSVLIGPEEMLAQSVLSGCDGGVSGGANIFPNLYVRLFEAAKNRDFEMISKIQPLILEISKNIYGCSPKTSSYLCGVKESLYYLGICEPHIAPPLQSVNAQAKETIIQNLEKIIFKIKTI; this is encoded by the coding sequence ATGAATCCAGAAAATACATCAGATAAATTGGAAGGAATAATTGTTCCTATGGTTACACCTTTACTTTCAAATGGAGAATTGGACAGGAAAGGGACAGAAAGATTGATTCGACACCTGACCCATGGAGGTGTCCATGGGATATTTATATTGGGCACCACAGGTGAAGCTTCAAGTTTAAAACCTGCCATCAAAAAAGAACTGATTGAAATCACATGTAAGGAAACCCAAGGGCAACATTTGATCTTAGTAGGAATCACGCATACGGCTTTGGATGTCAGCTTGAAAATCGCAAAAACTGCAAAAGAAAATGGTGCTGATGCAGTGGTAGCCGCACCACCATATTATTTTTCGCTTGACCAAGAAGACCTCTTTAAATATTACATCAAACTTGCCGACCTTAGCCCTTTACCTTTGTTTTTGTACAACTTCCCCGTCATGACCAAAAACACCCTAGAGCCAGAAACTGTCCACAAATTATCCCAACACCCCAATATCATCGGAATAAAAGACAGTTCGGGGAATGGCGTTTATTTTCAGAAATTATTGGCTCTCAAAAAAGTAAAGCCGGAATTTTCTGTTTTGATAGGTCCTGAGGAAATGCTCGCACAGTCAGTCCTTTCAGGTTGTGATGGTGGAGTCAGTGGTGGAGCAAATATTTTCCCCAATCTTTATGTACGGTTATTCGAAGCTGCCAAAAATCGAGATTTCGAAATGATCAGTAAAATCCAGCCCCTTATCCTGGAAATCTCAAAAAATATCTATGGCTGTAGTCCAAAAACCTCCAGCTACCTCTGCGGGGTAAAGGAAAGCCTGTATTATTTGGGCATTTGTGAACCACATATTGCCCCTCCATTGCAATCCGTAAATGCCCAAGCAAAAGAAACCATTATCCAAAATCTCGAAAAGATTATTTTCAAAATCAAAACCATTTAA
- a CDS encoding sodium:solute symporter, whose translation MNLSLIDLIVFLAYVVGIISFGASFYFKKRVSIDYITGGGRLPAWALGMSIFATYVSSISFLALPGIAYQSNWNGFVFSLSIPFAAFIAVRYFVPLYRKLQSPSAYAYLENRFGLWARVYASTCYLLTQLARMGAIMYLLALPMNALFGWSIPLIIVATGLGVVIYAMLGGIEAVVWTDVVQGILLILGALTCFILIVWEMPGGCLQIYEIAQEQNKLSLGSFSLDWSQNTFWVILVYGLFINLQNFGVDQSYIQRYLGAKTASEAKKLTWLGSLLYVPVSLLFFMIGTALFAFYQQFPENLPLELQTIENADKVFPYFIVSTLPKGLTGLMIAAIFAAGMSTISTSINSSATVILEDHVKKYLFPNLPKASDFKVLYVSSFMMGIGSILIGLAFNGVSSALDAWWALASIFSGGILGLFLLGVLTQSKSNIPAIIGVILGLLLIAWISLEELFITYGLPVLELHKNLAIVLGTMTVFFVGFVLGWMVNRMKSF comes from the coding sequence ATGAATCTTTCCCTCATTGACCTGATTGTTTTTTTGGCGTATGTGGTTGGAATCATCAGTTTTGGGGCTTCATTTTATTTCAAAAAAAGAGTCTCTATAGATTATATCACCGGAGGCGGTAGATTGCCGGCCTGGGCCTTGGGCATGTCCATTTTCGCAACTTACGTCAGCAGCATCAGTTTTTTGGCCCTACCGGGAATTGCCTATCAGTCCAATTGGAATGGTTTTGTGTTTAGCCTTTCGATTCCTTTTGCCGCATTTATCGCAGTGAGATACTTTGTCCCGCTCTACCGAAAACTCCAAAGCCCTTCCGCCTATGCTTACCTTGAAAACAGGTTTGGTCTATGGGCAAGGGTGTACGCCTCTACTTGCTACCTGCTTACCCAATTGGCCCGCATGGGCGCCATCATGTATTTATTGGCTTTACCAATGAATGCCTTGTTTGGCTGGAGCATTCCATTGATTATCGTAGCTACAGGTCTTGGTGTCGTGATTTACGCTATGCTTGGCGGAATTGAAGCGGTAGTTTGGACGGATGTGGTTCAGGGAATTTTATTGATCCTAGGTGCATTGACATGTTTTATATTGATTGTTTGGGAAATGCCGGGAGGTTGTCTACAGATATATGAAATTGCCCAGGAGCAAAATAAACTTTCCTTGGGCAGTTTTTCCCTGGATTGGAGTCAGAATACATTTTGGGTGATTCTTGTCTACGGATTGTTTATCAACCTCCAGAATTTTGGTGTGGACCAAAGTTATATCCAACGTTATCTGGGAGCCAAAACAGCATCGGAAGCCAAAAAATTGACCTGGTTGGGAAGCTTGCTCTATGTTCCCGTATCCTTGTTATTTTTTATGATAGGAACAGCCCTTTTTGCCTTTTACCAACAATTTCCTGAAAATCTACCATTAGAGTTACAAACCATTGAAAATGCCGATAAAGTTTTTCCTTATTTTATTGTTTCCACGCTACCCAAAGGATTGACCGGACTGATGATCGCAGCCATATTTGCAGCTGGCATGAGTACAATATCCACCAGTATCAATAGTTCGGCAACGGTGATTTTGGAAGATCATGTCAAAAAATACCTTTTTCCAAACCTTCCTAAAGCCTCTGATTTCAAAGTGCTTTATGTGTCCTCATTCATGATGGGAATAGGGAGTATTCTGATTGGATTGGCTTTTAATGGAGTAAGCAGCGCTTTGGACGCATGGTGGGCATTGGCTTCGATTTTCAGCGGTGGAATATTGGGCCTCTTCCTTTTAGGTGTGCTCACCCAATCCAAGAGTAATATACCAGCCATTATTGGGGTAATCCTCGGCTTATTATTGATCGCATGGATAAGTCTGGAGGAGTTATTCATTACATATGGCTTGCCCGTGCTCGAATTACACAAGAATTTGGCCATTGTGCTGGGAACCATGACTGTTTTTTTTGTGGGGTTTGTTTTGGGGTGGATGGTAAATAGGATGAAGAGTTTCTAG
- a CDS encoding purple acid phosphatase family protein, with protein MVKLIQFPCLIYFKKIIFLLAIVLIAKEGFAQSEPHSFYLTWTSDPTTTMDVDWHMDELNPSTLYFRRKGTEKWHSFDSDVYPYPFSPRYIHRVGIQGLRPDTDYELRFAESDSIYFFRTLPKNLNKRSLKIAIGGDSMHQKEWLEKTNRAVTAQDPDFVIIGGDMAYENGLADNIQRIYDWFDAYKNTLVTADKRIIPCIVAVGNHEVVGGYYTKHEGYVQNDEFRARIAPYFYSLFSFPGQPGFNVLDFGKYLSLIILDTEHSNPIPGVQTDWLINTLKEREKVNHKIPIYHVPAYPSVREYKGSVQTLVRETWTPIFDANGVEIAFENHDHAYKRTFPIKNMEVNESGIIYIGDGSYGVTPRNIHPVDSTWYLNKAQSIRAFTLLTLAENSWSFVSIDEDGNVIDSFPENALLMRKED; from the coding sequence GTGGTTAAACTAATCCAGTTTCCGTGCTTGATATACTTCAAGAAAATTATATTTCTACTTGCCATTGTCCTGATCGCAAAGGAAGGCTTTGCCCAGTCTGAACCCCATTCCTTTTATCTTACTTGGACTTCAGACCCTACCACAACTATGGATGTGGATTGGCATATGGATGAGTTGAATCCTTCAACGTTGTATTTCAGAAGAAAGGGTACCGAAAAATGGCATTCATTTGATAGTGATGTGTATCCTTATCCCTTTTCGCCTAGATATATCCATCGTGTAGGAATTCAGGGATTAAGGCCGGATACTGATTATGAGCTCAGGTTTGCCGAATCTGATTCAATTTATTTTTTCCGTACACTTCCAAAAAATCTCAATAAAAGATCACTTAAAATCGCAATAGGAGGAGATTCTATGCACCAAAAGGAATGGTTGGAGAAAACCAACCGCGCAGTCACTGCCCAAGATCCGGATTTTGTGATCATCGGCGGGGATATGGCTTACGAAAATGGCCTAGCTGACAATATTCAAAGAATTTACGATTGGTTTGATGCCTATAAAAACACCCTGGTGACTGCCGACAAAAGAATTATTCCTTGTATTGTAGCAGTGGGCAACCATGAAGTGGTTGGGGGTTATTATACCAAGCACGAAGGATATGTCCAAAATGATGAATTCAGAGCCCGAATTGCGCCGTACTTTTACAGTTTATTTTCCTTTCCAGGCCAACCAGGATTCAATGTTTTGGATTTTGGGAAATACCTGAGTTTGATCATTTTGGATACTGAGCATTCCAATCCTATTCCAGGAGTGCAAACTGATTGGTTGATCAATACATTAAAAGAACGGGAAAAAGTAAACCACAAAATACCAATTTACCATGTGCCAGCTTATCCTTCTGTGAGGGAATATAAAGGATCGGTTCAGACTTTGGTAAGGGAAACCTGGACCCCGATTTTTGATGCGAATGGTGTAGAAATTGCTTTTGAAAATCATGACCATGCATATAAAAGAACCTTCCCTATTAAAAACATGGAAGTTAACGAATCAGGAATCATTTATATCGGTGACGGTTCCTATGGGGTCACGCCAAGAAATATCCATCCTGTGGACAGTACTTGGTACCTGAACAAAGCACAGTCTATCAGAGCCTTTACCTTACTTACCTTGGCAGAAAACAGCTGGAGCTTTGTTTCGATAGATGAGGACGGCAATGTGATCGATAGTTTTCCGGAGAATGCTTTGTTGATGCGAAAGGAAGATTAA
- the treF gene encoding alpha,alpha-trehalase TreF: MNPNKFIPPEEIYWELFDAVQLSGIFLDSKTFVDCIPKRPAKEILSDFYKEIKKDDFSLLEFIKENFVLPKEPKPIDIPENLSLEDRLHAQWELLRREPDVDHPDSSLLALPYPYIVPGGRFREIYYWDSYFTMLGLKVSGRKDLIESMVDNFAYLINTIGHIPNGNRTYFLSRSQPPFFAKMVELLAEVKNNEAIIQEYLPEIWMEYSFWTEGETEVHLPGKRYKRVVMQDEDAFLNRYWDDEDTPRPESFLEDVELSENSRRYPDKLFRNIRAACESGWDFSSRWLYDPEDLKSIQTIAILPIDLNVLLSETERILVYGFRLEGDHKSADKIEKVRNNRIEAITRYCWEEERSIFLDYHIKFKEKVDRPSLAMLFPLWAGLATEEQAKGVIAYAEEHFMKPGGLVTTNYNSGQQWDAPNGWAPLQWIGFEAFWNYGRRDLALTLAQRWTTLNEKVFERTGKMMEKYNVEDLSLEAGGGEYPVQDGFGWTNGVYLVMKERLSENSAS; encoded by the coding sequence ATGAATCCAAATAAATTTATACCGCCTGAAGAAATATATTGGGAACTTTTCGATGCCGTGCAATTGAGTGGTATTTTCCTTGATTCCAAAACCTTTGTTGACTGTATTCCTAAGCGTCCGGCAAAAGAAATTCTCAGTGATTTCTATAAGGAAATCAAAAAGGATGATTTTTCTCTTCTTGAATTCATCAAGGAAAATTTTGTTCTGCCAAAAGAACCCAAGCCGATTGATATTCCCGAAAACCTTTCCCTTGAGGACAGGCTTCATGCTCAATGGGAATTGCTCAGAAGGGAGCCTGATGTAGACCATCCTGATTCAAGTTTATTGGCCTTACCTTATCCCTACATTGTACCTGGTGGACGATTTCGGGAAATTTATTACTGGGACAGTTATTTTACCATGTTGGGATTGAAGGTCTCTGGAAGAAAAGACCTGATAGAGTCCATGGTGGATAATTTTGCTTACCTGATCAATACCATTGGACATATCCCAAACGGTAATCGCACTTATTTCCTTTCGCGCTCACAACCACCTTTTTTTGCAAAAATGGTAGAATTACTAGCCGAGGTAAAAAACAATGAGGCCATCATTCAGGAATATTTGCCGGAGATTTGGATGGAATATTCCTTTTGGACTGAGGGTGAAACCGAAGTGCATTTGCCGGGGAAGAGGTATAAGCGCGTGGTGATGCAGGATGAAGATGCTTTTCTCAATCGGTATTGGGACGATGAGGATACTCCCAGGCCCGAGTCATTTTTGGAAGATGTGGAATTATCTGAAAACAGCCGGAGATATCCTGACAAATTGTTCCGAAATATCAGGGCTGCCTGCGAGTCCGGTTGGGATTTCAGCTCCAGGTGGTTGTATGACCCTGAGGATCTGAAAAGCATTCAGACCATTGCCATCCTTCCCATTGACCTCAATGTGCTGCTATCGGAAACTGAAAGAATTCTTGTGTATGGGTTCAGACTGGAAGGAGACCACAAATCGGCAGATAAAATCGAGAAGGTAAGAAACAACAGGATAGAAGCAATTACCCGCTATTGTTGGGAGGAAGAAAGAAGCATTTTTCTGGATTACCATATCAAATTCAAAGAAAAGGTTGACCGGCCTTCTTTAGCAATGTTGTTTCCACTTTGGGCAGGCCTTGCCACAGAAGAACAAGCAAAGGGTGTCATCGCGTATGCTGAAGAACATTTTATGAAACCCGGCGGATTGGTGACTACCAATTACAATTCCGGACAGCAATGGGATGCGCCAAATGGTTGGGCACCATTGCAATGGATTGGATTTGAAGCCTTTTGGAATTACGGAAGAAGGGATTTGGCCCTGACCTTGGCACAACGTTGGACCACTTTGAATGAAAAGGTTTTTGAAAGGACCGGAAAGATGATGGAAAAGTATAATGTGGAGGATCTAAGTCTTGAAGCAGGGGGGGGAGAGTATCCTGTTCAGGATGGATTTGGATGGACCAATGGTGTATATTTGGTGATGAAAGAAAGGCTATCTGAGAATTCTGCTTCTTAA
- a CDS encoding MFS transporter: protein MNSKLLIRISLIVNYMVFAVLLNSVGAVILQVQRSFDVSKADASILEGFKDLPIAIFSFIVASFLPKVGLKKGMLAALFLVAWICFLMPVMADEFWYFKMLFAAVGISFAVIKVSVFAMIGLVTNNTKEHSSLMSTIEGFFMVGVLLGNVFFSLFVNDADPTSRTWLNIYWYLGIMTLAAALLLYLAKINESESKREQTRAWDEFLEMLKLVIRPLVLVFAASAFLFVLIEQSFMTWTPTFYQDVLKVPASMGIQAGAVLAGALAIGRLLAGIVLKKVHWLTFTLVCTLLVGLCVVLTLPLTSNLPEALETITWFNAPFVVYLFPILGIFLAPIYPTINSVVLSALPKYMQSSMSGLIVVFSALGGTTGSIITGHIFEAYGGTTAFYFSLIPIALLCVVLILLNKQVRNNESK from the coding sequence ATGAACTCCAAGCTCCTCATACGCATATCGCTGATTGTCAATTACATGGTTTTTGCTGTATTGCTCAATTCTGTGGGAGCGGTAATTCTACAGGTACAGCGGTCTTTTGATGTCAGTAAGGCAGATGCCTCCATTCTGGAGGGTTTTAAGGATTTGCCCATCGCTATTTTTTCCTTTATTGTTGCTTCTTTTTTACCAAAAGTAGGATTGAAAAAAGGAATGTTGGCCGCCCTGTTCTTGGTTGCCTGGATTTGTTTTCTGATGCCGGTGATGGCAGATGAATTCTGGTACTTCAAAATGCTTTTTGCAGCTGTAGGAATTTCTTTTGCAGTGATCAAAGTCAGTGTTTTCGCCATGATAGGCTTGGTGACCAACAATACCAAAGAGCATAGCAGCCTGATGAGTACTATAGAAGGTTTTTTCATGGTTGGGGTACTTTTGGGAAATGTGTTTTTCAGTCTATTTGTCAATGACGCAGATCCGACCTCCAGAACTTGGTTGAATATTTATTGGTATTTGGGAATCATGACTTTAGCGGCTGCTTTGTTGCTATACTTGGCCAAAATCAATGAATCTGAATCCAAAAGGGAGCAAACAAGGGCATGGGATGAATTTCTGGAAATGCTCAAATTGGTTATCAGGCCTTTGGTATTGGTTTTTGCAGCTTCAGCATTTCTATTTGTTTTGATCGAGCAGAGTTTTATGACTTGGACACCGACCTTTTATCAGGATGTCCTTAAAGTTCCTGCGAGTATGGGGATTCAGGCCGGGGCTGTTTTGGCTGGGGCATTGGCAATTGGCCGTTTGTTGGCAGGAATTGTCCTGAAAAAGGTGCATTGGCTTACCTTCACCTTGGTCTGCACTTTATTGGTGGGATTATGTGTGGTCCTTACTTTACCATTGACCTCAAACCTTCCTGAAGCATTGGAAACCATAACATGGTTCAACGCTCCTTTTGTGGTATATCTTTTTCCGATTTTGGGAATATTCTTAGCGCCGATTTATCCCACCATCAATTCAGTGGTTTTGAGCGCACTTCCCAAATATATGCAAAGTTCCATGTCGGGATTAATTGTTGTCTTCTCTGCATTAGGGGGAACTACCGGTTCGATTATCACCGGTCATATCTTTGAGGCTTATGGCGGAACCACAGCTTTTTATTTTTCTCTTATACCAATCGCATTGCTTTGTGTAGTTTTGATATTATTGAACAAACAGGTCAGAAACAATGAATCCAAATAA
- a CDS encoding M1 family metallopeptidase produces MKTTSLILSFLLISVSTFSQIQKNWAWGGSIDPLQTKYEVLHYQLELEIFPEKQEIYGKNKITFSSDEKLDTLRLNLIEEYIVTKVIMAGEEVGFRHFGDTLDIYPSDCTCTEVEVFYGGQTPIAIRPPWTGGFTWEIDELKNHWMGLSSQNEGAKIFMPCLDHPSSEPSNGVDLILTAPYPYFVAANGRLIDTQRQNGKVTYHWTTQYPINNYNINFTLGVFHEESKTFRSANGTEIPMIVYVLQQNRDKSKLLMEVLETSAKTHEKFFGPYPFPNDKIAVVETPYLGMEHQTINAYGNNFQFEKIGDVYADWLLHHELGHEWFGNKVSVKDWADFWIHEGLTAYGDWLFYLEHGGEDAYHQKVASVRKGIAHARPVVSPRNSNSDQAYHPEIYTKGAFIIHSLRYYIGDEVFFPMLKAFASDERFTYENLVETADFTEFVQQYTGLDLKGFFDMYLKTIRVPKVKVSKKGKKGYQVSLPNIDFSMPVEIKTSNGYERHKLSSKPVLIKSTGPIEVDPKGWYLLEKQ; encoded by the coding sequence ATGAAAACAACCTCCCTAATCCTTTCTTTCCTACTGATCTCTGTCAGCACTTTCTCCCAAATCCAAAAAAACTGGGCCTGGGGTGGGTCAATTGATCCTTTGCAAACAAAATATGAGGTTTTGCATTATCAGCTGGAACTGGAAATATTTCCCGAAAAGCAGGAAATCTATGGAAAAAATAAAATCACTTTTTCCTCAGATGAAAAGTTGGATACCTTGAGATTGAACCTGATCGAGGAGTACATAGTGACCAAAGTAATCATGGCTGGAGAGGAAGTCGGTTTTCGGCATTTTGGGGATACTTTGGATATTTATCCTTCGGATTGTACCTGTACTGAGGTAGAAGTGTTTTATGGAGGTCAGACACCCATTGCAATCCGGCCTCCTTGGACAGGAGGTTTTACTTGGGAAATAGATGAACTGAAAAATCATTGGATGGGCTTATCTTCTCAGAATGAAGGGGCAAAAATCTTTATGCCCTGCCTGGACCACCCATCAAGTGAACCTTCCAATGGAGTGGATTTGATCCTCACGGCACCCTATCCCTATTTTGTAGCTGCGAATGGGAGACTAATTGATACCCAAAGGCAAAACGGCAAAGTCACCTACCATTGGACTACCCAATATCCCATCAATAATTACAATATCAATTTTACCCTAGGGGTTTTCCATGAGGAATCAAAAACTTTTAGGAGTGCCAATGGGACCGAAATCCCGATGATTGTCTATGTTCTCCAACAAAACAGGGATAAGTCAAAATTGCTTATGGAAGTGTTGGAAACTTCTGCCAAAACCCACGAGAAGTTTTTCGGGCCTTATCCTTTTCCCAATGACAAAATTGCTGTGGTGGAAACGCCTTATTTGGGGATGGAACATCAGACTATTAATGCTTACGGCAATAATTTTCAGTTTGAGAAAATCGGAGATGTATATGCCGATTGGCTGCTGCACCATGAATTGGGGCATGAGTGGTTTGGAAATAAAGTTTCGGTCAAAGATTGGGCTGATTTCTGGATCCATGAAGGTTTGACTGCTTATGGGGATTGGCTGTTTTATCTGGAACATGGAGGAGAAGATGCCTACCACCAAAAGGTCGCTTCGGTCAGAAAAGGAATTGCCCATGCAAGACCGGTAGTTTCTCCAAGAAACTCAAACTCTGACCAAGCTTATCATCCTGAAATTTATACCAAAGGTGCATTTATAATACATTCTTTGAGATACTACATTGGTGATGAGGTGTTCTTTCCTATGCTCAAAGCTTTTGCTTCAGATGAACGTTTTACCTATGAAAATCTGGTCGAAACAGCTGATTTCACTGAATTTGTACAGCAATATACCGGATTGGATCTTAAGGGATTTTTTGATATGTATCTCAAAACCATCCGTGTCCCTAAGGTAAAAGTTTCCAAAAAAGGGAAGAAGGGATATCAGGTCAGTTTGCCCAATATTGATTTTTCCATGCCGGTGGAAATAAAAACTTCCAATGGATATGAAAGGCATAAGCTTTCCTCCAAACCAGTACTTATAAAAAGTACCGGGCCGATAGAAGTGGATCCCAAAGGTTGGTATTTGCTGGAAAAGCAGTGA
- a CDS encoding nucleotidyltransferase domain-containing protein, with product MVYDLGDNDELAKEVLKIAEEEVAYRVFEKTDKKEIIKEISEILDKDSRIEKGWVFGSFARGDNNPESYIDILFQVKENVKFSIFDQLGIREQLIKALNREIDFVEHDTARVYGRKCKKGFNSDLWLNLLNLGEDWK from the coding sequence GTGGTCTATGACCTTGGAGATAACGACGAACTGGCCAAAGAAGTACTGAAAATTGCGGAAGAGGAAGTTGCGTATAGGGTTTTTGAAAAAACTGATAAAAAAGAAATAATCAAAGAAATCAGTGAAATCCTTGATAAAGATTCAAGAATAGAAAAAGGTTGGGTTTTTGGCTCTTTCGCAAGAGGGGACAACAATCCGGAAAGTTATATAGATATTTTATTCCAAGTAAAGGAGAATGTTAAATTCAGCATATTCGATCAGCTAGGAATTAGGGAACAATTGATTAAAGCACTGAATAGAGAGATTGATTTTGTTGAACATGACACTGCGCGAGTATATGGTAGAAAATGTAAAAAAGGATTTAATTCAGATTTATGGCTAAACCTACTTAATCTGGGTGAAGATTGGAAATGA
- a CDS encoding helix-turn-helix domain-containing protein, translating into MNSFGEKIRKLRLEKGMPLRTVGAFLDIDQALIRKAVRGIRKLSKEQVIRLAGLFEIPASELLVPWMAD; encoded by the coding sequence ATGAACAGTTTCGGCGAAAAAATTCGAAAGCTGAGATTGGAAAAAGGAATGCCCCTTCGGACAGTAGGTGCATTTTTGGATATTGATCAAGCTTTGATCAGAAAAGCAGTGCGGGGAATCAGGAAACTATCCAAAGAACAGGTCATCCGATTGGCCGGACTTTTTGAAATTCCGGCTTCTGAACTTTTGGTGCCTTGGATGGCGGATTAA
- a CDS encoding NYN domain-containing protein: MKKKVSFYVDGFNFYYGLKAMTKSKPDWRKFYWIDLVKLFEGFLMENEQLVCVNYFTARPKNKGKEIRQNNLLQCNKTLNGDKLKIHYGKYQDKEMTCRASGGCGRIYMHWEEKQTDVNLAIKIVEDCHNGISDKIVLVSGDSDFLPPIKLVEQFYKNVELMVLFPPTKYTSSLANRNFPALDLSSYKPRWNKALLPDEVTIPLSSKIYRKPTEWFPK; the protein is encoded by the coding sequence ATGAAAAAAAAAGTTTCTTTCTATGTTGATGGTTTTAATTTCTACTATGGTCTGAAAGCTATGACCAAAAGTAAACCTGATTGGAGAAAATTTTACTGGATTGATCTTGTCAAGCTCTTTGAAGGCTTTTTAATGGAAAACGAGCAATTAGTTTGCGTTAATTATTTTACAGCTCGTCCAAAAAATAAAGGTAAAGAGATTAGACAAAATAATCTTCTTCAATGCAACAAGACTTTAAATGGGGACAAGCTGAAAATCCACTATGGTAAATATCAAGACAAAGAAATGACTTGTCGAGCAAGTGGTGGTTGTGGTAGAATTTACATGCATTGGGAAGAGAAGCAAACTGACGTAAATCTTGCCATAAAAATTGTTGAAGATTGCCACAATGGGATCAGCGATAAAATAGTGTTAGTTTCAGGAGATTCTGATTTTTTACCTCCAATCAAATTAGTCGAACAATTCTATAAAAATGTTGAATTAATGGTTCTATTCCCTCCTACTAAATATACTAGTAGTCTTGCAAACAGAAATTTTCCCGCGCTAGACCTTTCATCATACAAACCAAGATGGAATAAGGCCTTATTACCAGATGAAGTTACTATCCCATTGTCCTCAAAAATTTACAGGAAGCCAACTGAATGGTTTCCGAAGTAA